A section of the Halichoerus grypus chromosome 11, mHalGry1.hap1.1, whole genome shotgun sequence genome encodes:
- the TRPM5 gene encoding transient receptor potential cation channel subfamily M member 5 encodes MAAAGPSREGAGFASPALRGRLCARREVLMQEAGGTCPGGPRAAAPGSEPGLCRGEIEFGGSGKKRGKFVKVPSDVAPSELFDLLLAEWHLTTPNLVVSLVGEERPFAMKSWLRDVLRKGLVKAAQSTGAWILTSALRVGLARYVGQAVRDHSLASTSTRARAVAIGLASLGHVLHRQLLDDAQEHSPVHYPTDDGSGQGPLYSLDNNHAHFILVEPGPPGKGDGLTELRLRLEKHISEQRTGYGGAGSIEVPVLCLLVNGDPSTLERISRAVEQAAPWLILAGSGGIADVLAALLNQPDLLVPQVAEKQFKEKFPGEHFCWEDIVHWTELLQNITSHPQLLTVHDFEQESSEELDTVILKALVKACKSHSQEAQDYLDELKLAVAWDRVDIARSEIFNGDVEWKSCDLEEVMMDALVSDKPEFVRLFVDNGADVGDFLTYGRLQQLYRSAPPKSLLFDLLQRKHEEGRLTLAGLGAQQAREPPVGLPAFSLHEVSRLLKDFLHDACRGLYQEEADGPVLQERGPARRPEGRKWLLDLNRKSENPWRDLFLWAVLQNRHDMATYFWAMGQEGVAAALAACKILREMSRLETGAGVHCTVSEAKYEQLALGLFSECYNNSEDRAFALLVRRNRCWSRTTCLHLATEADTKAFFAHDGVQAFLTKIWWGDMASGTPILRLLCAFLCPALIYTNLITFSEEVPLRTGPEGLQELDSLDTEKSLLCSPGSGLEELAEAPRAQGDRGPRAAFLLTRWRMFWGAPVTVFLGNVVMYFAFLFLFTYVLLVDFRPPPQGPSGPEVTLYFWVFTLVLEEIRQGFFTDEDTHLVKKFTLYVEDNWNKCDMVAIFLFIVGVTCRMVPSMFEAGRTVLAVDFMVFTLRLIHIFAIHKQLGPKIIIVERMMKDVFFFLFFLSVWLVAYGVTTQALLHPHDGRLEWVFRRVLYRPYLQIFGQIPLDEIDEARVNCSLHPLLQEDSPSCPNLYANWLVILLLVTFLLVTNVLLMNLLIAMFSYTFQVVQGNADMFWKFQRYHLIVEYHERPALAPPFILLSHLSLVLKRFFQKAAGQKREHLERDLPEPLDQKMVTWEAVQKENYLSKLEKQKKDSEEEVLRKTAHRVESVAQYLGGLREQEKRIKRLESQINYCAVLLSSVPPPSSVPPPSSVPPQSSMPPPSSGARNGAYCNSQTFKGGHQQASAGLRGDAGSSEHPEAGRRLSDT; translated from the exons ATGGCAGCCGCTGGccccagcagggagggggcagggttcGCCTCTCCTGCCCTCAGAGGTCGGCTCTGTGCCCGCAGGGAGGTCCTCATGCAGGAGGCCGGGGGCACCTGTCCTGGAGGCCCCAGGGCTGCTGCGCCCGGCTCGGAGCCCGGCCTGTGCCGGGGCGAGATCGAATTTGGAGGGTCTGGGAAGAAGCGAGGCAAG TTCGTGAAGGTGCCCAGCGATGTGGCCCCCTCCGAGCTCTTCGACCTCCTGCTGGCCGAGTGGCACCTGACTACTCCCAACCTGGTGGTGTCCCTGGTGGGCGAGGAGCGGCCGTTCGCCATGAAGTCCTGGCTGCGGGATGTCCTGCGCAAGGGGCTGGTGAAGGCAGCTCAGAGCACAG GGGCCTGGATCCTGACCAGCGCGCTCCGAGTGGGCCTCGCCCGGTACGTGGGACAGGCCGTGCGTGACCACTCGCTGGCCAGCACGTCCACCAGGGCCCGTGCGGTGGCCATCGGCCTTGCCTCTCTGGGCCACGTCCTGCACCGTCAGCTTCTGGACGATGCCCAG gagcacagccccgtCCACTACCCCACGGACGACGGCAGCGGCCAGGGCCCCCTCTACTCCCTGGACAACAACCACGCCCACTTCATCCTGGTGGAGCCTGGGCCCCCCGGGAAGGGGGACGGGCTGACGgagctgaggctgaggctggagaAGCACATCTCGGAGCAGAGAACTGGCTATGGgg GCGCCGGCAGCATCGAGGTCCCGGTCCTCTGTCTGCTGGTCAATGGTGACCCCAGCACCCTGGAG AGGATTTCCAGGGCCGTGGAGCAGGCTGCCCCGTGGCTGATCCTGGCAGGCTCAGGGGGCATCGCAGACGTGTTGGCCGCCCTGCTGAACCAGCCCGACCTCCTGGTGCCACAGGTGGCCGAGAAGCAGTTTAAAGAGAAGTTTCCGGGCGAACATTTCTGCTGGGAGGACATCGTACACTGGACCGAGCTG CTGCAGAACATCACCTCCCACCCGCAACTGCTCACCGTGCACGACTTCGAGCAGGAGAGCTCCGAGGAGCTGGACACCGTCATCCTTAAGGCGCTGGTGAAAG CCTGCAAGAGCCACAGCCAGGAAGCACAGGACTACCTGGATGAGCTCAAGCTGGCCGTGGCCTGGGACCGCGTGGACATCGCCAGGAGCGAGATCTTCAACGGGGACGTGGAGTGGAAG TCCTGTGACCTGGAGGAGGTGATGATGGACGCGCTGGTGAGTGACAAGCCCGAGTTTGTGCGACTCTTTGTGGACAACGGCGCCGACGTGGGGGACTTCCTGACGTACGGGCGGCTACAGCAGCTCTACCGTTCGGCGCCCCCCAAGAGCCTGCTCTTCGACCTGCTGCAGCGCAAGCACGAGGAGGGCCGGCTGACACTGGCCGGCCTGGGCGCCCAGCAGGCCCGCGAGCCGCCCGTGGGCCTGCCCGCCTTCTCCCTGCACGAGGTCTCCCGCCTGCTCAAGGACTTCCTGCACGACGCCTGTCGCGGGCTCTACCAGGAG GAGGCTGACGGCCCTGTCCTCCAGGAACGGGGACCGGCCAGGCGGCCCGAGGGCCGGAAGTGGCTGCTGGATCTGAACCGAAAGAGCGAGAACCCCTGGCGGGACCTGTTCCTCTGGGCCGTGCTGCAAAACCGCCACGACATGGCCACCTACTTCTGGGCCATG GGCCAGGAGGGGGTGGCCGCCGCTCTGGCCGCCTGCAAGATCCTCAGAGAGATGTCGCGCCTGGAGACCGGGGCGGGGGTGCACTGCACTGTGAGCGAGGCCAAGTACGAGCAGCTGGCCCTGG GTCTCTTCTCCGAGTGCTACAACAACAGTGAGGACCGTGCGTTCGCCCTGCTGGTGCGCAGGAACCGCTGCTGGAGCAGGACCACCTGTCTGCACCTGGCCACCGAGGCCGACACCAAGGCCTTCTTTGCCCACGATGGGGTGCAG GCCTTCCTGACCAAGATCTGGTGGGGGGACATGGCATCGGGCACGCCCATCCTGCGGCTGCTGTGTGCCTTCCTCTGCCCGGCCCTCATCTACACCAACCTCATCACCTTCAG CGAGGAGGTCCCGCTGAGGACGGGCCCCGAGGGCCTGCAGGAGCTGGACAGCCTGGACACGGAGAAGAGCCTGCTCTGCAGCCCGGGCAGCGG GCTGGAGGAGTTGGCTGAGGCACCAAGGGCTCAGGGCGACCGAGGGCCGCGTGCTGCCTTCCTGCTCACACGCTGGCGCATGTTCTGGGGCGCGCCCGTGACCGTGTTCCTGGGGAACGTGGTCATGTACTTTGCCTTCCTCTTCCTGTTCACCTACGTCCTGCTGGTGGACTTCAGGCCACCTCCTCAGGGGCCATCTGGGCCTGAGGTCACCCTCTACTTCTGGGTCTTTACACTGGTGCTGGAAGAGATCCGGCAG GGATTCTTCACAGACGAGGACACACATCTGGTGAAGAAGTTCACACTCTACGTGGAAGATAACTGGAACAAGTGTGACATGGTGGCCATCTTCCTGTTCATTGTCGGTGTCACCTGCAG gatgGTGCCCTCCATGTTTGAGGCGGGCCGCACAGTCCTTGCCGTTGACTTCATGGTGTTCACGCTCCGGCTCATCCACATCTTCGCCATCCACAAGCAGCTGGGCCCCAAGATCATCATCGTGGAGCGCATG ATGAAGGAcgtctttttcttcctcttcttcctgagcGTGTGGCTCGTGGCCTACGGCGTGACCACGCAGGCGCTGCTGCACCCCCACGACGGGCGCCTGGAGTGGGTCTTCCGCCGCGTGCTCTACCGGCCCTACCTGCAGATCTTCGGGCAAATCCCACTGGACGAGATCGATG AAGCCCGCGTGAACTGCTCCCTGCACCCCCTGCTGCAGGAGGACTCCCCCTCCTGCCCGAACCTCTATGCCAACTGGCTGGTCATCCTCCTGCTAGTCACCTTCCTGCTGGTCACCAACGTGCTACTCATGAACCTGCTGATCGCCATGTTCAG CTACACGTTCCAGGTGGTGCAGGGCAATGCCGACATGTTCTGGAAGTTCCAGCGCTATCACCTCATCGTGGAGTACCACGAGCGCCCCGCCCTGGCGCCGCCCTTCATCCTCCTCAGCCACCTGAGCCTGGTGCTCAAGAGGTTCTTCCAGAAGGCGGCCGGGCAGAAACGGGAGCACCTGG AGAGAGACTTGCCGGAGCCCCTGGACCAGAAGATGGTCACCTGGGAGGCAGTTCAGAAGGAGAACTACCTGAGTAAGCtggagaagcagaagaaggaCAGCGAGGAGGAGGTGCTTCGGAAAACCGCCCACAG GGTGGAGTCTGTAGCCCAGTACCTCGGGGGGCTGAGAGAGCAAGAAAAGCGCATCAAGCGTTTGGAGTCACAG aTCAACTACTGCGCGGTGCTCCTGTCCTCCGTGCCCCCGCCGTCCTCCGTGCCCCCGCCGTCCTCCGTGCCCCCGCAGTCCTCCATGCCCCCGCCGTCCTCCGGGGCTCGGAACGGCGCCTACTGCA ACTCCCAGACCTTCAAAGGTGGACACCAGCAAGCCTCTGCTGGCCTCCGAGGGGATGCAGGCAGCAGCGAGCACCCAGAGGCTGGCCGGCGGCTCTCAGACACCTGA
- the TSSC4 gene encoding U5 small nuclear ribonucleoprotein TSSC4 — protein MSEAGAGEALEAERGTEDDALPSDTVSLSDSDSDFSLPAGAEMEALSPGVLPEEAQGDSDPDESPLPPRGLPTASVQPFHLRGTSSTFSWRSRNIFDCLEGAARQVVPSVAQTGPGDDGGFLRPPAPSSRPPGEGPGRAGQSPAPPKLPPVPDYVAHPERWTKYSLENVAEVSEQSNRAAALAFLGSPSLAARSDYMPSFNQDPSSCGEGRVVFTKPARAGEARPERKRALRKAGEPGRAAPGNLGTAGGEGPVELAHLAGPGSPEAEEWSSPLGGLQEVGVLQAAAHTGSAARPPVVETVGFHGSRKRNRDHFRNKNSSHEAPGAEI, from the coding sequence ATGTctgaggcaggggcaggagaggccCTGGAAGCCGAGCGAGGGACAGAGGACGACGCTCTGCCTTCTGACACCGTCTCTCTCAGCGACTCAGACTCAGATTTCAGCCTGCCTGCCGGTGCTGAGATGGAAGCTCTGTCCCCAGGGGTGCTGCCTGAGGAGGCCCAGGGGGACTCAGACCCTGATGAGTCTCCTTTGCCTCCGAGGGGCCTCCCCACGGCCTCAGTGCAGCCGTTCCACCTGAGGGGCACGAGCTCCACCTTCTCCTGGCGTAGCCGCAACATCTTTGACTGCCTGGAGGGCGCAGCCAGGCAGGTTGTGCCCTCTGTGGCCCAGACGGGCCCGGGTGACGACGGGGGCTTCCTTCGGCCGCCGGCACCCTCAAGCCGGCCTCCAGGAGAGGGCCCAGGCAGGGCCGGTCAGAGCCCTGCCCCCCCGAAGTTGCCCCCCGTCCCTGACTATGTGGCCCACCCTGAGCGCTGGACCAAGTACAGCCTGGAAAACGTGGCCGAGGTCAGCGAGCAGAGCAACCGGGCCGCCGCTCTGGCCTTCCTGGGCTCCCCGAGCCTGGCTGCCCGCAGTGACTACATGCCCTCTTTCAACCAGGATCCCTCCAGCTGTGGGGAGGGAAGAGTCGTCTTCACCAAACCCGCCCGAGCTGGCGAGGCCAGGCCTGAGAGGAAGAGGGCCCTAAGGAAGGCTGGAGAGCCGGGCAGGGCTGCACCTGGGAACCTGGGCACCGCAGGGGGCGAGGGCCCTGTGGAGCTGGCCCACCTGGCCGGGCCTGGGAGCCCAGAGGCTGAGGAGTGGAGCAGCCCCCTCGGGGGCCTTCAGGAAGTGGGTGTGCTGCAGGCCGCTGCCCACACTGGGTCAGCGGCAAGGCCCCCGGTGGTGGAGACTGTTGGCTTCCATGGCAGCAGGAAACGGAACAGAGACCATTTCCGGAACAAGAACAGCAGCCACGAGGCCCCAGGTGCCGAGATCTAA